GGCCGAAGGTTCGGCATTTTTCGCATCTGTATATTATTTCTTCGCAGAATGGACATTCAAATTTCACATAACTTTCGACTAGGGGTATTTCTTGTCTACAGGATGTGCATCTTATCTTCGCCAAGTTTAGTCACCTCTTATCCTTGTATATGTCGTTTCAGTGGATTTTATGATGGAAAGGATCCTCTGGGGGTGTTTTCCATTGGCTATGTAACAATCAGATTTGTATTTTAGTAGGAGTTTTGGTAGTTCTTCATCCACTGAAGTTTCACCAAAAGTTAGTAACCTTTTAGCGGTTATTTCATTTATAAGTTTAGCTTCCCTTTTGGTGGGATCTGTTGTATATATACCATCTACGTCTGTTGCTATTAATAGTTTTGCATTTATGAGTTTTGATATGTAAAAGGCGATGGAGTCTGAGGTTACTTTCCATGAATGTTTGAGGGGATCAAGGTAGTGTAGGATCCTTGA
This DNA window, taken from Methanothermobacter tenebrarum, encodes the following:
- a CDS encoding delta 1-pyrroline-5-carboxylate synthetase — encoded protein: MKWVVKIGGSLFPHHAKKLLKNLLGEDVIIITGGGEFANKIRKYDHELGFSDTANHEAAILSMDIMGILLADLVKGAETTHTIKRAKKIKKDGKIPVLLPSRILHYLDPLKHSWKVTSDSIAFYISKLINAKLLIATDVDGIYTTDPTKREAKLINEITAKRLLTFGETSVDEELPKLLLKYKSDCYIANGKHPQRILSIIKSTETTYTRIRGD
- a CDS encoding zinc finger domain-containing protein, yielding MAKIRCTSCRQEIPLVESYVKFECPFCEEIIYRCEKCRTFGHPYKCKCGFEGP